The proteins below come from a single Triticum aestivum cultivar Chinese Spring chromosome 5D, IWGSC CS RefSeq v2.1, whole genome shotgun sequence genomic window:
- the LOC123121585 gene encoding uncharacterized protein: protein MAFPVAVPRPRPILRLDRLHLTPIRAAAARTPVPQPLPDELQLVADVRSPHNHIRVADVSPRAAGHPLAGARLLLLDGPGNIHSVSFPRRPYCPLTSTYFDVFATLPPLLPRPSLAVLGFGAGSAARALLHFYPDISVHGWELDPSVIAVARDFFSLAELEKDHAGRLVIHVGDALEAEAVPGGFGGVLVDLFANGSVLPELQKADTWRQIGGMVAPGGRMMVNCGGGCVEAEEEGRDGEAVKDATLRAMAAAFGEGMVAVLSVDESWVAMTAPVAWASEEAAAWKVRLPPELGHYIDMWNPYNGNGDK, encoded by the coding sequence ATGGCGTTCCCGGTGGCTGTCCCACGCCCGAGACCCATCCTCCGTCTGGACCGTCTCCACCTCACCCCCATCCGCGCCGCCGCGGCAAGAACCCCCGTTCCCCAGCCCCTCCCCGACGagctccagctcgtcgccgacgtccgctcCCCGCACAACCACATCCGCGTCGCTGACGTCTCCCCGCGCGCTGCCGGCCACCCCCTCGCtggcgcgcgcctcctcctcctcgacggccCGGGCAACATCCACTCCGTCTCCTTCCCTCGTCGCCCCTACTGCCCCCTCACTTCCACCTATTTCGACGTCTTCGCCACCCTCCCGCCTCTCCTCCCGCGCCCATCCCTCGCCGTCCTCGGCTTCGGCGCGGGCTCCGCCGCCCGCGCGCTCCTCCATTTCTACCCGGACATATCCGTCCATGGCTGGGAACTCGACCCCTCCGTCATCGCCGTCGCCCGGGACTTCTTCAGCCTCGCGGAGCTCGAAAAGGACCACGCCGGCAGGCTGGTCATCCACGTCGGCGACGCGCTGGAGGCCGAGGCCGTGCCGGGAGGCTTCGGCGGCGTGCTGGTGGATCTGTTCGCCAACGGGAGCGTGCTGCCGGAGCTCCAGAAAGCGGACACCTGGCGCCAGATAGGCGGGATGGTGGCGCCGGGAGGGAGGATGATGGTGAACTGCGGCGGGGGCTGcgtggaggcggaggaggaggggcgAGACGGCGAGGCAGTGAAGGATGCGACGCTGCGGGCGATGGCGGCAGCGTTCGGGGAGGGAATGGTAGCGGTGCTGAGCGTGGATGAAAGTTGGGTGGCGATGACAGCGCCGGTGGCGTGGGcatcggaggaggcggcggcgtggaagGTTCGGCTGCCGCCGGAGCTGGGCCACTATATTGACATGTGGAATCCGTACAATGGCAATGGTGACAAATGA
- the LOC123124837 gene encoding low molecular mass early light-inducible protein HV90, chloroplastic-like, with amino-acid sequence MATMMAMSSFAGAAVLPRGSAGRFGARSLPALGRRALVIRAQTEGPSAPPPNKPKATTSIWDALAFSGPAPERINGRLAMVGFVTALAVEAGRGDGILSQLGSGTGQAWFAYSVAVLSVASLVPLLQGESAEGRAGTIMNANAELWNGRFAMLGLVALAVIEIITGAPFINV; translated from the exons ATGGCGACCATGATGGCCATGAGCTCCTTCGCCGGTGCTGCCGTCCTGCCGCGCGGCTCGGCTGGCCGCTTCGGCGCCAGGTCTCTGCCAGCACTAGGCCGACGCGCCCTCGTCATCAGGGCACAGACCGAGGGCCCGAGCGCACCACCGCCAAACAAACCCAAG GCGACCACCTCGATCTGGGACGCGCTAGCGTTCAGCGGCCCAGCGCCGGAGCGCATCAACGGACGGCTAGCCATGGTGGGCTTCGTGACGGCGCTTGCAGTGGAGGCAGGGCGAGGCGACGGGATCCTCTCTCAGCTCGGCAGCGGCACCGGGCAGGCGTGGTTTGCCTACTCTGTGGCGGTGCTATCCGTAGCTTCTCTGGTGCCGCTGCTCCAAGGAGAGAGTGCCGAGGGCAGAGCCGGTACCATCATGAACGCCAACGCGGAGCTCTGGAACGGCCGCTTCGCCATGCTCGGACTCGTCGCTCTGGCGGTCATCGAGATCATCACGGGCGCACCCTTCATCAACGTGTAA
- the LOC123124838 gene encoding low molecular mass early light-inducible protein HV90, chloroplastic gives MATMMAMNSFVGVAVLPRGSAGGFGADSLPALGRRGLVVRAQTEGPSAPPPNKPKASISIWDAMAFSGPAPERINGRLAMVGFVTALAVEAGRGDGLLLQLGSGTGQAWFAYSVAVLSVASLVPLLQGESAEGRAGAIMNANAELWNGRFAMLGLVALAATEIITGAPFINV, from the exons ATGGCGACTATGATGGCCATGAACTCCTTCGTCGGTGTCGCCGTCCTGCCTCGGGGCTCAGCTGGCGGCTTCGGCGCCGATTCTCTGCCGGCGCTGGGCCGACGCGGCCTTGTCGTAAGGGCACAAACCGAGGGCCCGAGTGCACCACCGCCAAACAAACCCAAG GCGAGCATCTCCATCTGGGACGCGATGGCGTTCAGCGGCCCTGCGCCAGAGCGCATCAACGGGCGTCTGGCCATGGTGGGTTTCGTGACTGCGCTCGCCGTGGAAGCAGGCCGTGGCGACGGGCTCCTCTTGCAGCTCGGCAGCGGCACCGGGCAGGCGTGGTTCGCCTACTCCGTGGCGGTGCTGTCCGTGGCGTCGCTGGTGCCGCTGCTCCAGGGCGAGAGCGCCGAGGGCAGAGCCGGCGCCATCATGAACGCCAACGCGGAGCTCTGGAATGGTCGCTTCGCCATGCTCGGCCTCGTCGCTCTGGCGGCCACAGAGATCATCACTGGCGCGCCCTTCATCAACGTGTAG
- the LOC123124839 gene encoding low molecular mass early light-inducible protein HV90, chloroplastic-like, with the protein MAPMVTMSSFAGAAVLPRASAGHFGAQSLPALGRRALVVRAQTEGPSAPPPNKPKASTSIWDALAFAGPAPERINGRLAMVGFVTALAVEAGRGDGLLSQLGSGTGQAWFAYSVAVLSVASLVPLLQGESAEGRAGTIMNANAELWNGRFAMLGLVALAATEIITGAPFINV; encoded by the exons ATGGCACCCATGGTGACCATGAGCTCCTTCGCCGGTGCCGCCGTCCTGCCGCGTGCCTCGGCCGGCCACTTCGGTGCCCAGTCTCTGCCAGCACTAGGCCGACGCGCCCTCGTCGTCAGGGCACAAACCGAAGGCCCGAGTGCACCACCGCCAAACAAACCCAAG GCGAGCACCTCGATCTGGGACGCGCTCGCGTTCGCCGGCCCCGCTCCTGAGCGCATCAACGGGCGTCTGGCCATGGTGGGCTTCGTGACTGCACTCGCCGTGGAGGCAGGCCGCGGCGACGGGCTCCTCTCGCAGCTCGGCAGCGGCACCGGACAGGCGTGGTTCGCCTACTCCGTGGCGGTGCTGTCCGTGGCGTCTCTGGTGCCGCTGCTCCAGGGCGAGAGCGCCGAGGGCAGAGCCGGCACCATCATGAATGCAAACGCAGAGCTCTGGAACGGCCGCTTCGCCATGCTCGGCCTCGTCGCGCTCGCCGCCACCGAGATCATCACCGGCGCTCCCTTCATCAACGTCTAA